A segment of the Sporichthya brevicatena genome:
GGCGGGCTGATCAGCGTGCTGCCGACGGCGTTCTTGCCGGTGACCTCGAGCGTGGAGAACTTGCTGGTCTGGCTGACCGCGGCGCCCCGCTCGCTCGTCGCGCGGACGATGACCGTGTACTTCTCGCTCGGCGCGAGGCGACGGTCGGCGACCCAGGCGGTGCGGTCGTCGCTGAAGGCGCCCGTGATGACGGTGCCCTCGGAGTCGAAGACCTGCACGTCGTCGAGGCGCCCGTAGGTGCCGGTGACGGTCACGATGCTGTCCGGCTTGACGTCGGTGGCGCCGTAGGCCGGGAAGACCGTGATACCCATGGTCCGCTGCGCGGCCACCGGGGCGAGTTTGTCCTCCTTGCCCCCGCAGGCCGTGAGTGCCAGCAGCGCGGCGCCCAGCAGTGCCGTCCGTCGCGAGATCTCATTCATGGTGCGGTCCGTCCTCGACCCTCGTAGCGCCCTGTTCCGCGGCCCCCGTTGCCGCGTACAAAAGACGCCGACCCCCGATGTGCGGTTGACGGGTCGGCAGAACCTGACAGTCCTCACAGTTCAACCGGGCACCGCCGGAGCGGAGCCGGTCCGAATCGTCAGCAATTGTCGGGTTCTCTGACCCAGTATCCGCACGAGCCTCCTTGATCACTATCTCTGGCGAACCTGTGAATACGGAAGAGGCGCGAGTTACGGATGGGACTAAATTGAACGGTCCTGACTCGAGATTTGCCACCACACCGTGACGTCCCGTTTCCGGTGGGACACCGCAGCGGCCGGAGCGGTGGCGCTCGCGCTCATCTTCTGGGGGCATCTCGGCAACTCGGCGGCGTTGCCTGCGCACCTGTTCCTGGCGGCCGTGGGGGCGCCCCTGGTCGTCATCGATCTCGCCGAGCACCGGCTCCCGAACTGGCTGACGCTGCCCGCCTACCCCGTCGCGGGTGCCCTGCTGGGGCTGGCCTCGATCGCGGAGGACGACTCCGCCGCCGCCTGGCGCGCGCTCGCCGGGATGGCGATCCTCATCGCGTTCTACGACCTCGTCGTCCGGATCAACCCCGCCGGCATGGGCTACGGCGACGTGAAGTTCGCCGGCGTCCTGGGCCTGTACCTGGGCTGGGCGGGGTGGGACGCCCTCGTCGTCGGGACGCTGGCGGCCTTCAGCACCGGCGCGCTGGCCGGCCTCGTGCTGCTCGCCACGCGGCGGGCCCGGCTCTCCTCGTCGATCGCGTTCGGGCCGTTCATGCTGGTCGGGGCGGTGATCGGCATCGTCGCGGGCGGGGACCTGGCGGACTGGTACGTGGAGTGACGCCCGGACCGGCACGTGGACGGGGCGCCGACGGCGCCGTGGGAGAATTCGGCCCATGTTGCGCTGGTTGACCGCCGGGGAGTCCCACGGCCCCGCCCTCGTCGCGATTCTCGAGGGGCTGCCCGCCGGCGTGCGCACCTCCACCAAGGAGGTGGCCGCGGAACTCGCGCGCCGCCGGCTCGGGTACGGACGCGGCGCGCGCATGAAGTTCGAGGCCGACGAGGTGGAGTTCCTCGGCGGGCTGCGGCACGGCAGCACGCTGGGCGGCCCCGTCGCGATCCGCGTCGGCAACACCGAGTGGCCGAAGTGGGAGCGCGTCATGGCCGCGGACCCGCTGGGCGCCGACGAGCTCGACGCGCTCGGGACCTCGGGCCGGAACGCGCCCCTGACCCGGCCGCGCCCCGGTCACGCGGACCTGGCCGGCATGCAGAAGTACGGCTTCGACGACGCGCGCCCGGTCCTGGAGCGCGCGAGCGCCCGGGAGACCGCGGCCCGGGTCGCGCTCGGCACCGTCGCGAAGGCCTTCCTCGCCCAGACCGTCGAGGCCGTGGTGATCAGCCACGTGGTGCGGATCGGCACCGCCGCGGCGCCGGACGGCGTGATCCCGGGCCCCGACGACTCCGAGCGCGTCGACAACGACCCCGTGCGCTGTCTCGACCCCGAGGCCTCGGCCGCGATGGTGGCCGAGATCGACGCCGCGAAGACCGACGGCGACACGCTCGGCGGGATCGTCGAGGTCGTCGTCCACGGCCTGCCGCCGGGCCTGGGCTCGCACGTGCACGGTGACCGGCGCCTCGACGCGCGGCTGGCCGGGGCGCTGATGGGCATTCAGGCGATCAAGGGCGTCGAGGTCGGCGACGGCTTCGCCCTGGCCGCCACCCGCGGTTCGGCCGCCCACGACGAGATCGAGACCGGTCCCGACGGCGTCCGTCGCCGCACCGGCCGCGCCGGCGGCACCGAGGGCGGCATGAGCACCGGCGAGGCGTTGCGCGTCCGCGCGGCGATGAAGCCGATCTCGACCGTGCCGCGCGCCCTTGACACCGTCGACGTCCGGTCGCTCGAACCGGCCACCGCGATCGCCCAGCGCTCGGACGCCTGTGCGGTCCCCGCCGCCGGTGTCGTCGCCGAGGCGATGGTCGCGCTCGTCCTCGCCGACGCGGTGCTGGAGAAGTTCGGTGGAGACTCCGTCGCCGAGACCGCCCGCAACGTCGCTGCGTACCGGGACGAGCTGGCTCGGCGCGGGCTCGCGTGAGCGGGGTCCGTCCCCGCGTCGTCCTGGTCGGACCACCGGGCGCGGGGAAGTCCACCGTGGGGCGGCTCGTGGCCGAGCGCCTCGCCCTGCCGTTGCGGGACACCGACGCGGACGTCGAGGCCACGGCCGGCAAGCCGATCAGCGAGATCTTCGTCGACGACGGTGAGGCCGCGTTCCGCGCGCTCGAGCGCGCGGCCGTGGCCACCGCGCTGACCACCCACGACGGTGTGCTGGCTCTCGGGGGCGGCGCGATCCTCGCCGAGGACACGCGGGCGCGGCTGGGGGAGTACGCCGACGCCGGCGGGGCAGTCGTCTTCCTCGACGTCGGGCTCGCCTCGGCGACCCGTCGCGTCGGCTTCAACCGCGACCGGCCGTTGCTGCTGGGCAACCCCCGCGCCCAGCTGATGCAGCTGATGGACGCCCGCCGCTCCTTCTACCTCGAGGTGGCCACCGTGACCGTTCCCGCCGACGGCGCCGCGGACGACGTCGCCGACGCCGTGCTCGCTGAACTGACGGCTCGTCAGTCCGGACCGACGAGCGGACCGGAGGCGGGCGCGTGAGCGGCGGTGCGCACGCGGCCGCGGCCCGCATCACCGTGGGCGGCCCGGCTCCCTACGACGTCCTCGTCGGCCACGCGGTCACCCGCGAGCTCGCCGACCTGCTCGGGCCGGGCGTGGCCCAGGTCGGGGTGATCGCGTCGCAGTCGTTGAACGACTTCGGCGCCGGGGTCGCGGAGAAGTTGACCGAGGCGGGTTACGCGGTGCGCCTCATGGAGGTCCCCGACGGCGAGGAGGCCAAGACGGCCGGTGTCGCCGCCGCCTGTTGGGAGGCCCTCGGCGAGGCCAACTTCACCCGCTCCGACGCGATCGTCTCCGTCGGCGGGGGAGCGACCACCGACCTGGCGGGCTTCGTCGCCGCGACCTGGCTGCGCGGGGTGAAGGTCGTCCACGTCCCCACGACGCTGCTCGCGATGGTCGACGCCGCCGTCGGGGGCAAGACCGGCATCAACACCGCGGCGGGGAAGAACCTGGTCGGCAGCTTCCATCCGCCGGCGGGTGTCCTCTGCGGCCTCGCCGCGCTCGACACCCTGCCGGGGCCGGAGTGGATCTCCGGCATGGCCGAGGTCGTGAAGGCCGGCTTCATCGCCGACCCGACG
Coding sequences within it:
- a CDS encoding shikimate kinase, producing the protein MSGVRPRVVLVGPPGAGKSTVGRLVAERLALPLRDTDADVEATAGKPISEIFVDDGEAAFRALERAAVATALTTHDGVLALGGGAILAEDTRARLGEYADAGGAVVFLDVGLASATRRVGFNRDRPLLLGNPRAQLMQLMDARRSFYLEVATVTVPADGAADDVADAVLAELTARQSGPTSGPEAGA
- the aroB gene encoding 3-dehydroquinate synthase — its product is MSGGAHAAAARITVGGPAPYDVLVGHAVTRELADLLGPGVAQVGVIASQSLNDFGAGVAEKLTEAGYAVRLMEVPDGEEAKTAGVAAACWEALGEANFTRSDAIVSVGGGATTDLAGFVAATWLRGVKVVHVPTTLLAMVDAAVGGKTGINTAAGKNLVGSFHPPAGVLCGLAALDTLPGPEWISGMAEVVKAGFIADPTILDLVESDPAGAAVASGPHTRELITRAIQVKADVVAVDLKETGAGGSIGREMLNYGHTLGHAIEKVEDYHWRHGEAIAVGMVFVAELAHVQGRISADLVARHRSVFSALGLPTQYRADRWDVLQAAMRVDKKARGDRLRFVVLDDLGVPVIAESPTPEELTEAFRRVSA
- the aroC gene encoding chorismate synthase, with the translated sequence MLRWLTAGESHGPALVAILEGLPAGVRTSTKEVAAELARRRLGYGRGARMKFEADEVEFLGGLRHGSTLGGPVAIRVGNTEWPKWERVMAADPLGADELDALGTSGRNAPLTRPRPGHADLAGMQKYGFDDARPVLERASARETAARVALGTVAKAFLAQTVEAVVISHVVRIGTAAAPDGVIPGPDDSERVDNDPVRCLDPEASAAMVAEIDAAKTDGDTLGGIVEVVVHGLPPGLGSHVHGDRRLDARLAGALMGIQAIKGVEVGDGFALAATRGSAAHDEIETGPDGVRRRTGRAGGTEGGMSTGEALRVRAAMKPISTVPRALDTVDVRSLEPATAIAQRSDACAVPAAGVVAEAMVALVLADAVLEKFGGDSVAETARNVAAYRDELARRGLA
- a CDS encoding A24 family peptidase; translation: MTSRFRWDTAAAGAVALALIFWGHLGNSAALPAHLFLAAVGAPLVVIDLAEHRLPNWLTLPAYPVAGALLGLASIAEDDSAAAWRALAGMAILIAFYDLVVRINPAGMGYGDVKFAGVLGLYLGWAGWDALVVGTLAAFSTGALAGLVLLATRRARLSSSIAFGPFMLVGAVIGIVAGGDLADWYVE